A region from the Schistocerca serialis cubense isolate TAMUIC-IGC-003099 chromosome 1, iqSchSeri2.2, whole genome shotgun sequence genome encodes:
- the LOC126458069 gene encoding prismalin-14-like — protein sequence MRHLIALLVLATVLLAAEAGYLYGGYGGYGGYGGYGGYGGYGRYYSYRPTVVVRSYGYRPYYGGYGGYRGHSYW from the exons ATGCGCCACCTG ATCGCCCTCCTGGTCCTGGCTACGGTGCTGCTGGCAGCCGAGGCCGGCTACCTGTACGGCGGCTATGGTGGCTATGGTGGCTATGGGGGCTATGGCGGCTACGGTGGATACGGCCGCTACTACAGCTACCGGCCCACCGTGGTGGTGAGGTCGTACGGCTACCGGCCCTACTACGGAGGCTACGGCGGCTACCGCGGCCACAGCTACTGGTAG